The window GCCCCAGACCCACCTGGCCAAGGCCGGCACCCCCACCATGGGGGGCGCCCTCATCCTCGTCGCGATCGCCGCGACCACGCTGCTCTGGGCCGACCTCGGCAATCGCCGGGTCTGGGTCGCCCTGGTGGTGACGCTGCTGTTCGGGGCGGTGGGCTGGGCGGACGATTACATCAAGCTGGTGGCCAAGAACCCCCGCGGCCTGCCGGCGCGCTGGAAGTACTTCTGGCAGTCGGTGATCGGGCTGGGCGCCGCGGTGTTCCTCTACGCCACCGCGAGCGTGCCCGCCGACACCGCGCTCATCGTGCCCCTCTTCAAGAACATCGTCGTCGACCTCGGCTGGTGGTTCATCCCCCTCACCTACCTGGTCGTGGTGGGGAGCAGCAACGCGGTGAACCTGACCGACGGGCTCGACGGCCTCGCCATCATGCCCACCGTCCTGGTGGCGGGGGCGCTCGGCATCTTCGCCTACGTGATGGGCAACGCCCAGTTCACCCACTACCTCGGTTTCCCGCTGGTCCCCGGCGCGGGTGAGCTCGTGGTGCTGTGCGGGGCGATCGTCGGCGCCGGCCTCGGTTTCCTCTGGTTCAACACCTACCCGGCCCAGGTCTTCATGGGGGACGTGGGGGCGCTCGCCCTCGGCGCCGCCCTCGGCACCATCGCCGTGTTGGTGCGCCAGGAGCTGGTCCTGGTCGTCATGGGCGGGATCTTCGTGATGGAGACCGTGTCCGTCATCCTGCAGGTCGCGTCCTTCCAACTGACCGGGCGCCGGATCTTCCGCATGGCGCCCCTGCACCACCACTTCGAGCTCAAGGGCTGGCCCGAGCCGCGCGTGATCGTCCGCTTCTGGATCGTCACCGTGGTCCTGGTCCTGGCCGGGCTCGCCACGCTGAAGGTCCGGTGAGCGACATGGCAGGCCGACGCGTCGAATCCTCCCTGCGCACCCTCCCGGGCGACCCCGCCCGGACTGGCCCGACCGTGGTCGTCGGCCTCGGCAAGACCGGGCTGTCGTGCGTGCGCTACCTCGCCCGGCGCGGCCTGCCCTTCGAGGTGCTCGACACCCGGGCCGCGCCCCCCGGTCTCGAGGCCCTGCAGCGCGAGCTCCCCGGCGTCCAGCCGGTGCTGGGGCCCCTGGACCCCGAGCGCCTGCGCCGGGCGTCCCGCGTCGTGCTGAGCCCCGGTGTGCCGCGGCGCGAGCCGGCGGTGGCCGGCGCGCTCGCCGCCGGGGTGCCGGTGGTGGGCGACATCGAGCTGTTCGCGCACGAGGCCACGGCGCCGGTGGTCGCGATCACCGGCTCGAACGGCAAGAGCACGGTGACGACGCTGGTGGGCGACATGGCCCGGGACCA of the Gammaproteobacteria bacterium genome contains:
- a CDS encoding phospho-N-acetylmuramoyl-pentapeptide-transferase: MLLWLAELLAHQHRGFHVFQYLTLRAVLGVLTALVISLLVGPRMIRRLSRHQIGQTVRDDGPQTHLAKAGTPTMGGALILVAIAATTLLWADLGNRRVWVALVVTLLFGAVGWADDYIKLVAKNPRGLPARWKYFWQSVIGLGAAVFLYATASVPADTALIVPLFKNIVVDLGWWFIPLTYLVVVGSSNAVNLTDGLDGLAIMPTVLVAGALGIFAYVMGNAQFTHYLGFPLVPGAGELVVLCGAIVGAGLGFLWFNTYPAQVFMGDVGALALGAALGTIAVLVRQELVLVVMGGIFVMETVSVILQVASFQLTGRRIFRMAPLHHHFELKGWPEPRVIVRFWIVTVVLVLAGLATLKVR